Part of the Vigna radiata var. radiata cultivar VC1973A chromosome 11, Vradiata_ver6, whole genome shotgun sequence genome is shown below.
CACCGCTACCGCCACTGCAACCGAGGAAGCTCGATCTTCCTGGACGGAGAAACCACGCCCTTCGTATCTCAACTCCTCATGCTCTTCTCACTACGATATCCTCGGCATCCCCGCCGGTGCCTCCGCCCAGGAAATCAAGGCCGCGTACCGCCGGTTGGCCAGAATCTGCCACCCGGACGTGGCGGCGATCGACCGGAAAACTTCCTCGGCGGACGAATTCATGAAGATCCACGCCGCGTACTCCACTCTCTCGGATCCTGACAAACGCGCCAACTACGACCGGAGCCTATTCCGGCGACAACGGCCGCTGTCGACTGCGGCGGTGTTTTCTGGCTACACGCGCCGGAACTGGGAAACGGATCAGTGCTGGTAATGAGTCACTGAG
Proteins encoded:
- the LOC106777082 gene encoding chaperone protein dnaJ 11, chloroplastic encodes the protein MISSVAFQPSLPAVNFCGKAVTSPSCKARSRPIVAFATATATATEEARSSWTEKPRPSYLNSSCSSHYDILGIPAGASAQEIKAAYRRLARICHPDVAAIDRKTSSADEFMKIHAAYSTLSDPDKRANYDRSLFRRQRPLSTAAVFSGYTRRNWETDQCW